Proteins encoded in a region of the Trypanosoma brucei gambiense DAL972 chromosome 4, complete sequence genome:
- a CDS encoding T. brucei spp.-specific protein, whose protein sequence is MLCKNACFTPKHLTCCVAPLFLRNHTHKHVFDVKIRNSAQFVNKHATLCRLCKNACFTQKHLTCCIATLFLHNHTHKHVFDVKIRNSAQFVNKHATLCRLCKNACFTPKHLTCCIATLFLHNHTHKHVFDVKIRNSAQFVNKHATLCRLCKNACFTPKHLTCCIATLFLHNHTHKHVFDVKIRNSAQFVNKHATLCRLCKNACFTPKHLTCCIATLFLHNHTHKHVFDVKIRNSAQFVNKHATLCMLCKNACFTPKHLTCCIATLFLHNHTHKHVFDVKIRNSAQFAHKHATLCMLCKNACFTPKHLTCCIATLFLHNHTHKHVFDVKIRNSAQFVNKHATLCRLCKNACFTPKHLTCCIATLFLHNHTHKHVFDVKIRNSAQFVNKHAILCRLCKNACFTPKHLTCCIATLFLHNHTHLSLVSICFVFVDCVFFNSCFFSSCTVLFTADKCFFSLFCIFWFFFFC, encoded by the coding sequence atgttatgcaagaatgcgtgttttacaccaaaacaccttacatgttGCGTTGCTCcactgtttttgcgcaatcatacgcataaacacgtatttgacgtgaaaatacgcaatagtgcacaaTTTGTGAACAAACATGCTACGTTGTGCAGgttatgcaagaatgcgtgtttcacacaaaaacaccttacatgttgcattgctacactgtttttgcacaatcatacgcataaacacgtatttgacgtgaaaatacgcaatagtgcacaatttgtgaacaaacatgccacattgtgcaggttgtgcaagaatgcgtgtttcacaccaaaacaccttacatgttgcattgctacactgtttttgcacaatcatacgcataaacacgtatttgacgtgaaaatacgcaatagtgcacaaTTTGTGAACAAACATGCTACATTGTGCAGgttatgcaagaatgcgtgttttacaccaaaacaccttacatgttgcattgctacactgtttttgcacaatcatacgcataaacacgtatttgacgtgaaaatacgcaatagtgcacaaTTTGTGAACAAACATGCTACGTTGTGCAGgttatgcaagaatgcgtgtttcacaccaaaacaccttacatgttgcattgctacactgtttttgcacaatcatacgcataaacacgtatttgacgtgaaaatacgcaatagtgcacaaTTTGTGAACAAACATGCTACGttgtgcatgttatgcaagaatgcgtgttttacaccaaaacaccttacatgttgcattgctacactgtttttgcacaatcatacgcataaacacgtatttgacgtgaaaatacgcaatagtgcacaatttgcgcacaaacatgcaacattgtgcatgttatgcaagaatgcgtgttttacaccaaaacaccttacatgttgcattgctacactgtttttgcacaatcatacgcataaacacgtatttgacgtgaaaatacgcaatagtgcacaaTTTGTGAACAAACATGCTACGTTGTGCAGgttatgcaagaatgcgtgtttcacaccaaaacaccttacatgttgcattgctacactgtttttgcacaatcatacgcataaacacgtatttgacgtgaaaatacgcaatagtgcacaaTTTGTGAACAAACATGCCATATTGTGCAGGttgtgcaagaatgcgtgtttcacaccaaaacaccttacatgttgcattgcaacactgtttttgcacaatcatACCCATTTGTCACTGGTTTCAatatgttttgtgtttgttgatTGTGTCTTCTTTaattcttgttttttctctagTTGCACCGTTCTCTTCACCGCTgataaatgttttttttctttattttgtattttttggttttttttcttctgctga